In Pyricularia oryzae 70-15 chromosome 2, whole genome shotgun sequence, one genomic interval encodes:
- a CDS encoding Delta(3,5)-Delta(2,4)-dienoyl-CoA isomerase, producing the protein MSSQSYAHFLVHRPAPGVAHVEINRPDKLNSFYEEMWLEFGRVFNALSVDPEIRAVVLSGAGERAFTSGLDVQKASDGWLVKGMDDGSGQPVDSARFATYARRHIAEFQDSISAMEKCEKPVICVLHGLSLGLAIDLACCADVRLVARGTRMAVKEVDIGLAADIGTLSRLPKAVGSLSWVKEVCLSAREFTPEEALRVGFVSGPIHETKADAVKAALSMAALVASKSPVAVQGTKELLNHARDHSVEESLRYTAVWNSAALQTRDIKDALLSGIQKRKATFAKL; encoded by the exons ATGTCATCTCAGTCATACGCCCACTTCCTGGTGCACCGGCCTGCGCCCGGCGTGGCGCACGTCGAGATCAACCGCCCCGACAAGCTCAACTCGTTTTACGAGGAGATGTGGCTCGAGTTTGGCCGCGTCTTCAATGCCCTGTCTGTCGACCCCGAGATACGTGCCGTCGTCCTCTCGGGCGCCGGCGAGCGCGCATTCACCAGCGGCCTGGACGTCCAAAAGGCCTCAGACGGCTGGCTCGTGAAGGGAATGGACGACGGCAGCGGTCAGCCCGTGGACTCGGCTAGGTTTGCCACCTACGCCAGGAGGCACATTGCCGAGTTTCAGGATTCCATCAGCGCCATGGAAAAGTGTGAAAAGC CCGTCATCTGCGTGCTCCACGGCCTCTCCCTCGGCCTGGCCATCGACCTGGCCTGTTGCGCTGACGTGCGGCTGGTAGCGCGCGGCACGCGCATGGCAGTCAAGGAGGTCGACATCGGGCTGGCGGCCGACATTGGCACGCTCAGCCGGCTGCCCAAGGCGGTGGGCAGCCTTTCGTGGGTCAAGGAGGTGTGCCTGTCGGCGCGCGAGTTCACGCCCGAGGAGGCGCTGCGCGTCGGCTTCGTCAGCGGGCCCATCCACGAGACCAAGGCCGACGCGGTCAAGGCTGCCCTGTCCATGGCGGCCCTGGTCGCTAGCAAGAGCCccgtggcggtgcagggcaCCAAGGAGCTGCTGAACCACGCGCGGGACCACAGCGTCGAGGAGAGCCTGAGGTACACGGCCGTTTGGAACTCGGCGGCACTGCAGACGAGGGATATCAAGGATGCGTTGCTGAGCGGGATCCAGAAGAGGAAGGCTACTTTTGCCAAGCTGTGA
- a CDS encoding NADH-cytochrome b5 reductase 2, whose protein sequence is MFPSLFRLASPFDPRLQVQICRLATKANATVLPRTVNEQLSISKMAQSGKKAFGTSPIPPANMASLKLQSAEMVNHNTKRLRFEFPDSEATSGLALTQATLALAFPNGGWIPAPRPYTPVSTPTQKGFIEYLVKLYPNGKGSGTLHSLQPGQSMRFMPIPVGMYRHNAEKHNQVAMIAGGAGITPMYTFARSLLADPADRTKLTLIWGVNEPKDLFLKDEFLQMEKDHPDRFRSVFAISKTDGGEEVPEGYKKGYISPEMLKEVGVQKVDGLKVLVCGPPPFENALLKGKEGGVLGAMGFKKADIHQF, encoded by the exons ATGTTCCCCTCTTTGTTCCGCCTGGCTTCCCCATTCGATCCCAGGCTCCAAGTCCAAATCTGCCGCCTCGCAACCAAAGCCAACGCTACAGTACTACCAAGAACCGTCAACGAACAATTATCTATCAGCAAAATGG CCCAGTCAGGCAAGAAAGCTTTCGGGACGAGCCCCATCCCGCCCGCAAACATGGCCTCGCTCAAGCTGCAAAGCGCTGAGATGGTCAACCACAACACGAAGCGCCTGCGCTTCGAGTTTCCCGACAGTGAGGCCACCAGCGGTCTGGCTCTCACCCAGGCCACATTGGCGCTTGCCTTTCCGAACGGCGGCTGGATCCCTGCTCCTAGGCCGTACACACCTGTCAGCACTCCCA CTCAAAAGGGCTTCATCGAATACCTGGTCAAGCTCTACCCCAACGGCAAGGGCTCCGGCACCCTGCACTCCCTGCAGCCCGGCCAGTCGATGCGCTTCATGCCCATCCCCGTGGGCATGTACCGGCACAACGCCGAGAAGCACAACCAGGTGGCCATgatcgccggcggcgccggcatCACGCCCATGTACACCTTTGCGCGGTCGCTGCTCGCCGACCCGGCCGACCGCACCAAGCTCACGCTGATCTGGGGCGTCAACGAGCCCAAGGACCTGTTCCTGAAGGACGAGTTCCTGCAGATGGAGAAGGACCACCCGGACCGGTTCCGCAGCGTCTTTGCCATCTCCAAGACGGACGGCGGAGAGGAGGTCCCCGAGGGCTACAAGAAGGGCTACATCAGCCCCGAGATGCTCAAGGAGGTCGGCGTGCAAAAGGTCGACGGGCTCAAGGTCCTGGTGtgcggcccgccgccgttTGAGAATGCCTTGCTCAAGGGCAAGGAGGGTGGTGTGCTGGGAGCGATGGGGTTCAAGAAGGCGGATATTCACCAGTTCTAG